In one Thioclava sp. ES.031 genomic region, the following are encoded:
- a CDS encoding nuclear transport factor 2 family protein yields MIRPPLPPFTEDSAHEKVRLAEDGWNSRDPAKVALAYTPDSRWRNRVEFPVGRADIEAFLTRKWARELEYRLVKELWAFAGNRIAVRYAYEYHDDSGQWFRAYGNENWEFAEDGLMAHRHASINEHPIRAEERRLRWPLGRRPDDHPGLSDLGL; encoded by the coding sequence ATGATCCGCCCCCCGCTTCCCCCGTTCACCGAAGACAGCGCTCATGAAAAGGTCCGCCTGGCCGAGGACGGCTGGAATTCTCGCGATCCGGCCAAGGTGGCGCTGGCCTATACGCCCGACAGCCGCTGGCGCAACCGCGTCGAATTCCCGGTGGGCCGCGCCGATATCGAGGCCTTCCTGACCCGCAAATGGGCCCGCGAGCTGGAGTATCGGCTGGTCAAGGAGCTCTGGGCCTTTGCGGGCAACCGGATCGCCGTGCGCTACGCCTATGAATACCATGACGACAGCGGGCAATGGTTCCGGGCCTATGGAAACGAGAACTGGGAGTTCGCCGAGGACGGTTTGATGGCGCACCGTCACGCGAGCATCAACGAACACCCGATCCGCGCCGAGGAGCGCAGGCTTCGTTGGCCACTGGGCCGTCGACCTGACGATCACCCGGGCCTGTCCGATCTTGGTCTCTGA
- a CDS encoding pyridoxamine 5'-phosphate oxidase family protein, whose protein sequence is MTRFDQIFHAGERAVQDRVGVPANWRQRAARAIRAEMSAQQQAFFESLPVLFVGLRDMQGRPWATVCPLPTGAQATRTRLTARTRPVLSQSLGLDLRPGSKAAVLGLDFATRLRNRVNGAVTAAAEEGLSIAVEQSYSNCPKYIRTREIRPPPAPFPPADGRRIAIDDAAAQRLLSSADTFFIATYAEGGADISHRGGLPGVLRQNADGSLSFPDYAGNRYFNTLGNIEVCDRAGLFIPDFATGEAILLTGRARIDWSSARAAEFEWAERVVEIYAEDVWYVRHALPRGTPAKE, encoded by the coding sequence ATGACCCGGTTCGACCAGATCTTCCACGCCGGTGAACGCGCGGTGCAGGATCGCGTCGGTGTTCCGGCAAACTGGCGTCAACGCGCCGCCCGCGCTATCCGGGCAGAGATGTCCGCGCAGCAGCAGGCCTTCTTCGAAAGCCTGCCGGTGCTGTTTGTCGGCCTGCGGGATATGCAGGGCCGCCCCTGGGCCACGGTCTGCCCGCTCCCGACGGGCGCGCAGGCAACGCGCACCCGGCTGACGGCCCGCACTCGCCCGGTGCTTTCCCAATCGCTCGGCCTGGATCTGCGGCCGGGCAGCAAGGCGGCGGTTCTTGGGCTGGACTTCGCGACCCGGCTGCGTAACCGCGTGAATGGCGCGGTAACTGCCGCGGCAGAGGAAGGTCTGTCGATCGCCGTCGAACAGAGTTACAGCAACTGTCCGAAATATATCCGGACGCGCGAAATCCGCCCGCCCCCCGCGCCGTTCCCGCCCGCCGACGGCCGGCGCATTGCAATCGACGACGCAGCAGCGCAGCGACTCCTCTCTTCGGCGGACACGTTCTTCATCGCGACCTATGCGGAAGGTGGCGCAGATATCTCCCACCGCGGCGGGTTGCCTGGCGTCCTTCGCCAGAATGCGGACGGCTCGCTTTCCTTTCCGGATTATGCCGGCAATCGATACTTCAACACGCTTGGGAACATTGAGGTTTGCGACCGCGCCGGATTGTTCATTCCTGATTTCGCCACGGGCGAAGCGATCTTGCTGACCGGCAGGGCCAGAATCGACTGGTCCTCCGCACGGGCTGCTGAGTTCGAGTGGGCTGAGCGCGTTGTGGAAATATACGCCGAGGATGTCTGGTATGTCCGCCATGCGTTGCCTCGCGGCACCCCCGCAAAGGAATGA
- a CDS encoding LacI family DNA-binding transcriptional regulator, with protein sequence MSTIYDVAKLAGVSPKTVSRVVNGDAPVGKKTREKVETAIRELKYVPSSAARMMRSNRSGLIGVVTGAISRTAELSDPKGLPDLFILQGIQQVVAERDLTLMIADTAGQIDKVPALLRTFQEHRVEGLIYVADYHKRVAFETATPACPLVLANCYDAHGTPAIVPDDKACEKRLVERLTAHGHRRIAYLTFDPAMDAVPLRIEGYREALEAAGIAYDPALVSTGYPINTEFLHQWLDEALDRILALPEPPTVICCGNDEMAMQLYGLLRTRGIRVPEDISIAGFDNYRAIAETLYPPLSTVELPYAEMGRQAAELLLSMISEEASRPHDPVRVAGRVFWRSSVTDLELESQTSKGG encoded by the coding sequence GTGTCGACGATTTACGATGTAGCAAAGCTGGCCGGCGTTTCGCCGAAAACGGTCTCGCGCGTCGTGAACGGGGATGCGCCGGTCGGCAAAAAGACCCGCGAGAAGGTGGAAACCGCCATTCGCGAGTTGAAATATGTCCCCTCGAGCGCGGCACGCATGATGCGCTCGAACCGGTCGGGGCTGATCGGCGTCGTGACGGGGGCGATTTCGCGCACGGCCGAGCTGTCCGACCCCAAGGGCCTGCCCGATCTGTTCATCCTTCAGGGCATTCAGCAGGTCGTCGCCGAGCGCGATCTGACCTTGATGATCGCGGATACGGCCGGACAGATCGACAAGGTTCCCGCACTCCTGCGCACGTTTCAGGAGCATCGGGTCGAGGGGCTGATCTATGTCGCCGACTATCACAAGCGGGTGGCCTTCGAGACCGCGACACCGGCGTGCCCGCTGGTACTCGCAAACTGCTATGACGCCCATGGCACCCCGGCGATCGTGCCCGATGACAAGGCGTGTGAGAAACGGCTCGTCGAGCGTCTGACCGCGCATGGCCACAGGCGCATTGCCTATCTGACATTCGATCCCGCGATGGATGCGGTGCCGCTTCGCATCGAGGGGTATCGCGAAGCGCTTGAGGCCGCGGGGATCGCCTACGACCCCGCGCTCGTATCGACAGGCTACCCGATCAATACCGAATTTCTGCACCAGTGGCTCGACGAGGCGCTCGACCGGATCCTCGCCCTGCCGGAACCGCCAACCGTGATCTGCTGCGGCAATGACGAGATGGCGATGCAGCTTTACGGATTGCTGCGCACCCGCGGCATCCGTGTCCCGGAGGATATCTCCATCGCCGGTTTCGATAATTACCGCGCGATCGCAGAGACCCTCTACCCGCCGCTGAGCACGGTCGAACTGCCCTATGCCGAGATGGGCAGGCAGGCGGCCGAGCTTTTGCTTTCCATGATCTCGGAGGAGGCATCCCGTCCGCACGACCCCGTGCGGGTGGCGGGACGCGTATTCTGGCGCTCTTCCGTGACCGATCTCGAACTCGAAAGCCAGACATCCAAGGGAGGATGA
- the rlmF gene encoding 23S rRNA (adenine(1618)-N(6))-methyltransferase RlmF, translating into MAIKPMLHPRNQHREGYDFERLILQSPELEAFTIRNPRGRMSIDFSDVDAVRMLNRALLLTYYDIDFWDIPTAYLCPPIPGRVDYIHYLADLLAESNGHEIPRGPDIQVLDIGTGASLVYPLTGQREYGWSFTGVDIDPVSIESAQQICQRNGLNIGLRRQTNPEDIFEGVIGPRDLFHLTMCNPPFHASREQANKGTQRKWRNLGKGHSKKLNFGGQNAELWCPGGEIGFIARMIEQSMDFADQCLWFTSLVSKKDNLQPLSRLLRKARVAEFKVVEMGQGQKTSRFIAWTYYPEAQRSL; encoded by the coding sequence ATGGCCATCAAACCCATGCTGCACCCGCGCAATCAACACCGGGAGGGGTATGACTTCGAACGTCTGATCTTGCAGTCACCAGAGCTGGAAGCATTCACGATAAGAAATCCGCGCGGTCGGATGTCGATCGATTTTTCGGACGTGGACGCGGTCCGGATGCTCAACCGGGCGCTCTTGCTGACGTATTACGACATCGATTTCTGGGATATTCCCACCGCTTACCTCTGCCCCCCGATCCCCGGACGCGTCGATTACATCCACTATCTTGCGGATCTGCTGGCCGAGAGTAACGGCCATGAGATTCCGCGTGGGCCCGACATTCAGGTGTTGGACATCGGGACCGGCGCCAGCCTCGTGTACCCTCTGACGGGGCAGCGCGAATATGGCTGGAGCTTCACCGGTGTCGATATCGATCCGGTCTCGATCGAATCCGCGCAGCAGATTTGTCAGCGCAACGGGTTGAACATCGGGCTCAGACGCCAGACCAACCCCGAGGATATCTTCGAAGGCGTGATCGGGCCTCGTGATCTCTTTCACCTCACCATGTGCAATCCGCCGTTTCATGCGTCTCGCGAACAGGCGAACAAAGGCACCCAGCGCAAGTGGCGGAACTTGGGCAAAGGCCACTCTAAGAAACTCAATTTCGGAGGCCAGAACGCCGAACTTTGGTGCCCCGGTGGCGAGATCGGCTTCATCGCCAGAATGATCGAGCAGAGCATGGACTTCGCCGATCAATGCCTGTGGTTCACCTCTCTGGTGTCCAAGAAGGACAATCTGCAGCCACTCTCCAGACTGCTCAGGAAAGCGCGGGTTGCCGAATTCAAGGTCGTCGAAATGGGACAAGGGCAGAAGACGAGCCGGTTCATTGCCTGGACGTATTATCCCGAAGCGCAGCGGTCCCTATAG
- a CDS encoding nucleotidyltransferase family protein, giving the protein MLQSDDIASLLRENRQRWELLELVEALNLRQGSIGAGFVRNFVWDALHGRASDCKDEDIDVLYFDDKDLDPASDEAFEHWLQQAAPGYQWSVKNQARMHLRNGDSPYCSVADAMRYWPETATAVAAQRSGSDCRILAPFTLNDLCSMILRPASSLPHKREAFRSRVQSKGWLERWPLVRVVEMSAPGRSAIPQAAMKF; this is encoded by the coding sequence GTGCTTCAGTCCGACGACATCGCTTCTCTCCTGCGCGAGAACCGGCAGCGATGGGAGCTTCTTGAGTTGGTTGAAGCACTCAATCTGCGTCAGGGAAGCATCGGTGCGGGCTTTGTCCGAAACTTCGTGTGGGACGCCCTTCACGGTCGGGCTTCGGATTGCAAAGATGAGGACATAGACGTTCTCTACTTCGACGATAAAGACCTCGATCCAGCGTCGGACGAAGCTTTTGAGCATTGGCTTCAGCAAGCAGCGCCGGGGTATCAATGGTCGGTGAAAAACCAGGCGAGAATGCACCTTCGAAACGGAGATTCACCGTATTGCTCAGTGGCAGATGCAATGCGCTACTGGCCAGAAACGGCAACGGCAGTCGCGGCCCAAAGGTCAGGGTCAGATTGTCGGATCCTTGCCCCCTTCACGCTCAACGACCTCTGTTCAATGATTTTGCGCCCAGCATCGAGCTTGCCACATAAACGCGAAGCCTTCCGGAGCAGAGTTCAGAGCAAAGGTTGGCTGGAGCGATGGCCACTGGTGCGGGTAGTAGAGATGTCCGCACCGGGGCGTTCAGCCATTCCTCAAGCCGCCATGAAGTTCTAA